ACCTTAATCACACACATCAAGTCTATAAAACTGTGGTAAAAGTTCCTAAAGAACTCTTAAAATTGAAGTTATAAATTAATCCATTCTTTAGCAATTCTTATTGCATTTGTTGCAGCCCCTACTCTAATTTGGTCTGCAACACACCAAAGATGCAGTATCTTTTTATCATATAAATCATTTCTAATCCTACCCACATAAGTCATATCTGTATCTGTTGCAATTGATGGCATTGGATAAGAAAGTTTTTTAGGGTCATCAAGCACTATGATATTCTTTGAACCCTCCAATATTTTCCTCGCCTCATCTGCATCAACTTCATTCTCAAAAACAATACTAATAGACTCGCTATGACTTCTTAAAACAGGAACTCTAACACAAGTAGCGCTCACAGCAAAATCACTATGCATAATTTTATTGGTCTCAAGCATCATTTTCATTTCTTCTTTTGTATAGCTATTTTCCATAAAACTATCAATTTGAGGGATTAGATTAAGAGCAATTCTATGTGGAAATGCAGAAGGTATAGAATCTTCTAGCTCAAAAGCAAAGAACTTTTGCATCTGCATCACCAATTCTTCCATTCCTTTTTTCCCTGCTCCACTTACTGCTTGATAAGTGCTCACATCCACTCTTTTAATTTTATACTTTTGGTGGAGTGGATTTAAAACTTGCACCATCTGTATGGTAGAGCAATTTGGGTTTGCAATAATTCCCTTTTGTTTCCACAATGCTACATCTTGAGGATTTACTTCTGGCACCACCAAAGGAACTTCTTTATCCATTCTAAAGTGGCTAGTATTATCTATAACCACTGCACCTGCACTTGCTGCATATGGAGCAAATTCTTCACTCACTGCACCACCTGCTGAAAAAAAAGCAATATCAATTTTTTCTTTAGCAAAAATATCTTTTGTTGTCTCCTGAATCTTATGTTTTTGATTAAAAACTTCTATTTCACTTCCTGCACTTCTTGAACTTGCTAATGGAAGAATCTTTTGAATTGGAAAATTCTGCTCTTCTAAAATCTTAAAAATCTCTTCTCCTACTGCTCCACTAGCACCAACAACGGCTACATTATATTTTTTCATCTTTTAATATTTTTCCTTAGTTTTTCTTGTCGTTTAAAGATGAGATTATACAAGATTTAGCATCAATAGTTAAGGTACAATTTTTGCTATAATCTTTCAAGATAACATAGAGTTGCGCTGGGAGAGAAGCTTACTTGATAAATCCTAAAAAAATACTTAGCATTCATCTTATTTTTTTTTCTTCTTTTTACTTTTCCAATGCCAAAGTATCAATTACTGAAAATGGAAATACGATAAATGTTACTGCAGATTTTTCTAGTGATAAAAATTTTTTAATCAATCATAAAAATCAGATTCTGAAAAGTCCAAACCAAATTGTAAATATCACAGGAAGCGGTATCCTTAATGGAGGTAAGAATAGCTTATATGGAGCTCTTGCAAATGCAACAAATAAGCAAGTGCAAAATTTCAATGGGCAGACAAGCATTGATTTTACTATCAACAGTACCAATGTAACAGGAGATAGTGGCGCTTTATTTTTTGCAGGCAATGGTGGCACTATGACTTTTGAGACAAACTTAAGTATTAGATTTGCCTCAAATAGTAATATTGGTTCTGGAGTTTTTCTTAGTGCTGATTATCAAGGCAAGGACCCCAATGGAAATGATCAAGTGGGTATCTTTAATTTTAATAAAGGATTGATTGTAGATACCACTGGAGTAGCCGGAAATCGCTATATCTTTAATCTAAATCAGAAAAAAGCAGAAATGTATGTCAATTACAATAAAAACAATGATGGTAATGCAATTGGCAATCCTACAATCCAACTCATAGGAGATATACATCTCAATGGACAAAATGCTATTTTAGGAATCAATTTAAATAATAATAACTCCTATCTCATTGGTAAAGAAGATTTCAATATAGGAAACTTTAATCTTGGTCTAAGAAATGGTGGAAAATGGATAGTTACAAGTGGAAATGTTCATCTTAATAATCTTTCCATAAACAATATTGAAGATCCTAATAATAATCCAGGAATTAATTCTACTGACCCTACTTCACAAATGAGCATGATTGATATTGCTACCCAAAGAATCGCACAAGGTTTTATCTCTCCGCAAACTATCAACATTAATACTCTAAGTGGTAATAATGGAGTTTTTAGAATAATGGTCAATCTTCCTCAAAACCAAGGAGACCTTATTACAATACAAAATAAAAGTAATGGGGATCAGACCCATTATATACAAGTTTTGCAAAACTCTACAGATCTAGATAAGATCACGCAAGGAGTATCCTTAAAGGTTGCTGAAATTATCAATGGGGGAGATGACCTTACTTTTAATGCCCTACCAGCTACCATAGGATTATATGTCTATACCCCTCAATTATCCAAGGAAAGACAAGATAATGGATATCGATGGGTCATCTATCAAAAAAAAGACGATGAAGATCCTGATGATGAAAAACCTGCAGAAGTTCAAGATAGTCTCGTTCGTTGGTTAAGCTTACAATATAGAATCTTTAGAATTCAAACAGATAGCATTAATAAACATATAGATGAATTGGTTTTTACTCGAACAAAACATAACATTTGGGCTAATTATTTTTTAGGAAAACAGAGCTATAAAAAATCAAGCGATAATTACCAAACTTTCCAAAGTGGTTATGATTGGGGTATGAATGCTGGAAGCCTTAGACATTTTGTTGGGGGTTTTTTTGATTATACAAAAATGAAAGATTATGATATCGATTATAATGGAGAAGTAGATTCTATAGGCTTTGGTAGCTACTATCAGGCTACTTATTTTTTTAACAAAAAAATTACAATTGATTTTGATGCAAAGGTGAAATATACCTACAATTCTATTAATTACTTTGGTAAAAATAATTTATCTGGTGCTGATTTTCTAGATTCTTACCATTTGTTTTTTATGGGTGTGCGTCTTGGTAGCAAGATTGGGCTTGATAGAAAAAATATTTTCTTCTTAGAGCCAAGTGCTCAGGCTGGAATTGGTTTTTTAAATGGAGGCTATGTTAATATTGTCGATCAACTTACTCAGCGTAACTTTGGAGCACAACAAGATAGCGCAAACATTACTTCCTTAAAAACTAATCTTAGTTTTGGTGGGAGAAGCGAGGAAGATGGTATATATTGGGATATTAGAGGAAAGGTATACTACGCATATGATAGCAATACAGGTGGTAATATTACTCTTATTGATGTTAATCCAGCAAATAGAATCTTATTTAATACTGTAGCTGACCATCGAATGGGTATTGGAATAGATGCAAATGTATCATTTAATAATATTGTTAAACTCTATACAAGTCTTGAAAGGACTTTCTTTAGTAATTACAACACAGATTATCTCTTATATCTTGGTCTTAGAATCAGCTTTAATTCTGATGGTTTTAAAAGTGTTAATGGTGGTGCAAGAAGTGGCGGAAGAGGCTATGATGGTAGAAAAGGAAATCAGACACAAACAAGAAGACAAGGAAAAGTTGTATTTGGTAAAAACGCAAGACCTCTACCAAAAATCATAAATGAAGAGTAATTAACCTTAAATGTGGTAGCAACTTTATCGCAATGCTTTAAAAAAATTATTTCAATGAAATATTGATCTTTGTTTATTATGAGGTAAAAAGTATCTTATGGAGGATAAAAAACTCTAAATAAAAACCAGAGAAGATTCTCTGGTTTTTATTAAATTATTGCATTTGTGCTGCAACTTCTGAAGCAAAGTCTTCTGCTTTCTTTTCAATTCCCTCACCCAACTCAAAGCGGATGTAGTCTAAAATCTCAATCTCATCTCCCAATTCTTTTGATTTATCAGCCAAGACTTGTGCAATTGTCTTTTTGTCATCCATTACAAAAAACTGCCCCATTAATGTAAGTCTTTGATCTATTAATGTATTGTCTGCGATAAATCTTTCCATTTGTCCAGGAATAATCTTATCCCAAATATTTTCGGGCTTACCTTGTTTTTTAAGCTCTTCTTTCAATTTTTCTTCCTGAGATTTTAAAACAGCTTCTGTAAGCTCACATCGACTAATAAACTCAGGGATTACTTTAAGAGGCTTTGAAAGACGCTTTAATTCTTCATTTTCTTTTTCAAGTTCTGCAATAAGTGCAACTTTTTCTTTTTGGATAAAATCGCTGTCAAAAGAAGAATAATCAAGCACTTGTGGTTTCATAGCAGCTGCGTGCATACAGATATTTCTAATGAGGTCAGATACCTTATTTGCATTTTCTTTCTTCGAACACTTAATAGAAATCAAAACTCCCACTCTACCGTTAGAATGCACATAACCTGTTACAATGCCATTTGAATCTGCTTTTAAGTTAGCAATTCTACGCATTACAATATTTTCACCAATTTTTGCAATTTGTCCATTCAAATAGTCTGTAAATTTTTCACCATCAACGCTAGAATTTTGCAATTCTTCCACACTAGAAATTTGATTCTTCTCTACACATTCTACAGCTTTTTCTACAAGAGATTTAAAGCCATCATTCTTTGCAACAAAGTCTGTTTCACTATTAACTTCAAGCATCACTGCTGCACTCAAATCTGTAGCAACCTTAACAGCAATCACACCTTCTGCTGCAACCCTATCTGCTTTTTTAGCAGCCTTGCTCAAACCCTTTTCTCTTAAAAATTCTACTGCTTTTTGAATATCTCCATTTGTTTCAACTAATGCTTTCTTGCAATCCATCATTCCAGCATCTGTCATTTCACGAAGTTGTTTTACAAGCTGTGCGCTAATTTCAGCCATACTTACTCTCCTTTTTCCATTTCTTTTTCTAGCTCTGCAGTTACCTCTTGCATAAGCTCTTGCTTTTCCTCTTCGCTTGCAGGCTCTCTTTCTTGCTTTTCTTGAGTTTCAGCACCAACCATAGCACGCCCCTCAATAATAGCCTCATTAATCTCTTTACAGAATAATTGAATCGATCTAATCGCATCATCATTTCCAGGAATTGGATAATCCACTAAATCAGGGTCGCAATTTGTATCTAATGGCGCTACTACAGGGATTCCAAGTCTTCTTGCTTCAGCAACAGCAATTTTTTCTTTTACAACATCAATGACAAAAAGCATATCTGGGGCTTTTTTCATATGTCTCACACCACCAAGATACTTATTTAATTTATCTTTTTTTCTCAAAATCATTAATTTTTCTTTTTTTGTAAGCATATCAATTTGCCCACTTGCTTCCATCTCTTCAATGATTTCTAGTTTTCTAATTGATTTTTTGATTGTGCTAAAGTTTGTAAGCATCCCACCAAGCCATCTATAATTTACATAAGGAACTTGAATTTTTTCTGCGTATTCTTTTAGTGTTTCATTTGCTTGTTTTTTTGTCCCAACAAACATAATTGTTTTACCTTCAGCAGCAGCGTCTCTAACGATATTATAAGTATATCTAAAGTAGCGTAAGGTCTTTTGTAAATCAATAATGTGAATATTTTTCCTAACTCCAAAGATAAAGCGCTTCATCTTAGGATTCCATCTTCTTGTTTGATGCCCAAAATGAACACCGCACTCCAATAAATCTTTCATTGTTACCATTTTCTTCTCCTTGTTAAAAAATTTTGGTTTTTCCCGCCACGCCCCTTAATGACAAAATGCCACAACCTTTTGAAGAAATAAGCGTGTGTGATCTGAATAAACGGAACGCGTGATTATAGCAAATTTTAAGCCCTGTTAATAAAAAATAGGGCTAAAAAGTTTAGTTTTAAAATATTGATTAGGATTTAGAAGTATTATTTGGAGTTCATCGCTTCCATAGCATATCTTTCTCCAATTAAAAAGGCTTTTTCATTTAATTCTTTCACTTTCTTTGGAACCTTAGATAGCATTGTCTCAAATACTAAATCTCTTGCAACACATTGTAAAATTGTCACAGTAACAGCAAGTGCAACAACAGATTGTGTAATTACATTACCCACCTCTTCTTTTGCAATACTGATAATGGGTATCTCATAGATTTTGTATTTTTTATAATCTTCACTAGAGGGCTTCACTAAATTTGGTTCAATTACAATAATTCCCCCATCTTTTACACCATCTTTAAATTGTAAATAACCAATTTGAGCTGTAGAAAGCATAAAATCAACATCACCCTCAATAGCATAAGGATAAAGAATTTCTTGACTATCAAGCAAAATATCCACTTTGGTAGGACCACCTCTTACTTGAGAAGTATATGTAGAGGCTTTAATACTATATCCTCCTGATCTAATCTTAGCCTCAGCTAATATCTCTCCAGCAAGCAAAACTCCCTGCCCTCCAACACCTGTAAAACGCAATTGTCTTTCCATTATCTAATGATCCTTTTTTTGTTGAGCTTTTTGGATAATCTGTTCATATGCTTCTGTATATTCAATTCTACTTTTATCCTGTTTTAAAATTCCTGTTGGAAATTTACCCTCTCTCTCTTCAGGAGATGCTAATTCATATTTATTTTTAGGCATTATGCGAGATTCTATCCATTTCAACATTTCCACAGCTTCGCCCATTTTATTTTTTCTTCCCAAATTTACATGGCAATTACTATGTATGTCAAAAAAGCTAAATCCCTGATGCTTAAAACCTTCTGTTAAAATTTTTTCAATCTTTGCAGAATCTAAAACACTTTCCCTTGCTATAAAGGTTGCACCAGCAGAATCTGCGAGCTTGCAAGGATCTATACTATTTTCAATATTCCCATATTGAGCAGTTACTGTCCACATACCACTTGGGGTTGTAGGTGAAGTTTGAGAATTAGTAAGTCCATAAATAAAATTGTTAATTAAGATTAAATTAATATCAATATTTCTTCTACAAGCATGCATTGTATGATTCCCACCTATTGCTAAAGAATCGCCATCGCCACTTACTACAATAACATGTTTCTTAGGGTTAGCCAATTTAATACCTGTAGCATAAGCAATAGCCCTACCATGCGTAGTATGGACTGTATTGCAATTCACATAAGAGCTCATTCTACCACTGCATCCAATGCCACTAACTAGGCAAACATCATCCATATCCCAACCAACATTAGCAATAGATCTTACGATAGCTTTTAAAATTACCCCATCACCACATCCCCAACACCATAAGGTTGGCAATTTATCTGTGCGTAAATATTTATCATAATCAAAAGCCATTTTTTACATCTCCTTAACTTTTGCAAGAATCTCATCTGGAGAAATACTTCTTCCATCTGCCTTTCCTAGAAAATCAACCTTCCTACCCAGTATGCTTTGCACTTCTTCTACATATTGCCCCTTATTTAACTCAACCACCAATATTTTTTTAGTTTTTCTACCCAATTCCTCAATTTCTTTTTTAGGACTTGGCCATAATGTTAAGGGTCTAAAAAGTCCAACTTTTTTATCGATCTTATTTAGTGCGTCTTTTATGGCAAGAGAAGTAGATCCATAAGCAATAATTACAATCTCTGCATCATCCACCCCAACTTTCTCCACTTG
The Helicobacter sp. 'house sparrow 1' DNA segment above includes these coding regions:
- the rpsB gene encoding 30S ribosomal protein S2, whose product is MVTMKDLLECGVHFGHQTRRWNPKMKRFIFGVRKNIHIIDLQKTLRYFRYTYNIVRDAAAEGKTIMFVGTKKQANETLKEYAEKIQVPYVNYRWLGGMLTNFSTIKKSIRKLEIIEEMEASGQIDMLTKKEKLMILRKKDKLNKYLGGVRHMKKAPDMLFVIDVVKEKIAVAEARRLGIPVVAPLDTNCDPDLVDYPIPGNDDAIRSIQLFCKEINEAIIEGRAMVGAETQEKQEREPASEEEKQELMQEVTAELEKEMEKGE
- a CDS encoding 2-oxoacid:acceptor oxidoreductase family protein; the protein is MERQLRFTGVGGQGVLLAGEILAEAKIRSGGYSIKASTYTSQVRGGPTKVDILLDSQEILYPYAIEGDVDFMLSTAQIGYLQFKDGVKDGGIIVIEPNLVKPSSEDYKKYKIYEIPIISIAKEEVGNVITQSVVALAVTVTILQCVARDLVFETMLSKVPKKVKELNEKAFLIGERYAMEAMNSK
- the tsf gene encoding translation elongation factor Ts; this translates as MAEISAQLVKQLREMTDAGMMDCKKALVETNGDIQKAVEFLREKGLSKAAKKADRVAAEGVIAVKVATDLSAAVMLEVNSETDFVAKNDGFKSLVEKAVECVEKNQISSVEELQNSSVDGEKFTDYLNGQIAKIGENIVMRRIANLKADSNGIVTGYVHSNGRVGVLISIKCSKKENANKVSDLIRNICMHAAAMKPQVLDYSSFDSDFIQKEKVALIAELEKENEELKRLSKPLKVIPEFISRCELTEAVLKSQEEKLKEELKKQGKPENIWDKIIPGQMERFIADNTLIDQRLTLMGQFFVMDDKKTIAQVLADKSKELGDEIEILDYIRFELGEGIEKKAEDFASEVAAQMQ
- a CDS encoding pertactin-like passenger domain-containing protein; the encoded protein is MINPKKILSIHLIFFSSFYFSNAKVSITENGNTINVTADFSSDKNFLINHKNQILKSPNQIVNITGSGILNGGKNSLYGALANATNKQVQNFNGQTSIDFTINSTNVTGDSGALFFAGNGGTMTFETNLSIRFASNSNIGSGVFLSADYQGKDPNGNDQVGIFNFNKGLIVDTTGVAGNRYIFNLNQKKAEMYVNYNKNNDGNAIGNPTIQLIGDIHLNGQNAILGINLNNNNSYLIGKEDFNIGNFNLGLRNGGKWIVTSGNVHLNNLSINNIEDPNNNPGINSTDPTSQMSMIDIATQRIAQGFISPQTININTLSGNNGVFRIMVNLPQNQGDLITIQNKSNGDQTHYIQVLQNSTDLDKITQGVSLKVAEIINGGDDLTFNALPATIGLYVYTPQLSKERQDNGYRWVIYQKKDDEDPDDEKPAEVQDSLVRWLSLQYRIFRIQTDSINKHIDELVFTRTKHNIWANYFLGKQSYKKSSDNYQTFQSGYDWGMNAGSLRHFVGGFFDYTKMKDYDIDYNGEVDSIGFGSYYQATYFFNKKITIDFDAKVKYTYNSINYFGKNNLSGADFLDSYHLFFMGVRLGSKIGLDRKNIFFLEPSAQAGIGFLNGGYVNIVDQLTQRNFGAQQDSANITSLKTNLSFGGRSEEDGIYWDIRGKVYYAYDSNTGGNITLIDVNPANRILFNTVADHRMGIGIDANVSFNNIVKLYTSLERTFFSNYNTDYLLYLGLRISFNSDGFKSVNGGARSGGRGYDGRKGNQTQTRRQGKVVFGKNARPLPKIINEE
- a CDS encoding aspartate-semialdehyde dehydrogenase, with the protein product MKKYNVAVVGASGAVGEEIFKILEEQNFPIQKILPLASSRSAGSEIEVFNQKHKIQETTKDIFAKEKIDIAFFSAGGAVSEEFAPYAASAGAVVIDNTSHFRMDKEVPLVVPEVNPQDVALWKQKGIIANPNCSTIQMVQVLNPLHQKYKIKRVDVSTYQAVSGAGKKGMEELVMQMQKFFAFELEDSIPSAFPHRIALNLIPQIDSFMENSYTKEEMKMMLETNKIMHSDFAVSATCVRVPVLRSHSESISIVFENEVDADEARKILEGSKNIIVLDDPKKLSYPMPSIATDTDMTYVGRIRNDLYDKKILHLWCVADQIRVGAATNAIRIAKEWINL
- a CDS encoding 2-oxoglutarate ferredoxin oxidoreductase subunit beta, yielding MAFDYDKYLRTDKLPTLWCWGCGDGVILKAIVRSIANVGWDMDDVCLVSGIGCSGRMSSYVNCNTVHTTHGRAIAYATGIKLANPKKHVIVVSGDGDSLAIGGNHTMHACRRNIDINLILINNFIYGLTNSQTSPTTPSGMWTVTAQYGNIENSIDPCKLADSAGATFIARESVLDSAKIEKILTEGFKHQGFSFFDIHSNCHVNLGRKNKMGEAVEMLKWIESRIMPKNKYELASPEEREGKFPTGILKQDKSRIEYTEAYEQIIQKAQQKKDH